In Edaphobacter aggregans, the sequence TATTTGTCTCAGTTCACGGAGACACCCATGGCAAGAGTCACCGGCATAGGCGGAATCTTCCTCCGCGCAAAAGACCCCAAAGCCCTCACCGCCTGGTACGCCAAACACCTCGGCATCGCCCTCAGCGACTACGGCGGAGCCACCTTCCTCTGGACCGACGAGGTCCCCGCCACCACCGGCATGACCACCTGGTCCGTCTTCCCCGACAACACCACCTACTTCGGCCCCGGCAACGAGCGCGGCCCCCAACAAGCCATGGTCAACTACCGCGTAGACGACCTCGACGCTCTTCTCACCCAACTAGCCGCCGCCAACGTCACCATCGACCCCAAACGTGAAGACGCCGACTACGGCCGCTTCGCCTGGATCACCGACCCCGAAGGCAACCGCATCGAACTCTGGCAACCCCTCGTCACCCCGCCAGAAGACCCGTCCGCATAGCGCAGCTAGCTTAGCTCCTGAAGTATCGCGTCCAACGCCGCAATCTGACCTTGATACTGCCGTCGTTTCCAAAACAAAACCAAAGTCAGGCACACAAAAATCAACTGGACAGATATCCCAACGATAGGATTCACGCGAATCCCAACCCTTTCACCCAGAAGCACGCTTGTGTTCAAAAGAATCAGCGGAATAAAAGACCCCATCAACAAGTCGCGACTGCATAAGTACTCCAGCTCCGCCTTGTAATAAAGCGCCCAGGCCACAGCATCATCGTCGCTTGGAGGGACCAGCGCCAGCAGCCGTCGCCTTACATTCCTCGCCATAAAGATCTCTAGGTAGATTGCGGTCAAAACCACCACCCCGCACCAAATGCGCTGCTGCACGTTGCGAGCGTCCAAAAAACTCAGCGTGTAATAGATCTCAAGACTTATAAAGGCCGTCGCCAGGATACGTCCACTAGCGAACCCTCCATTGCGAAGCGACTCCGAAAACTGCCTCGCCTTCGCAGCGGCCTCCCTCAGTGAACCTACCGTAGCCTCCCGGCGATCCAACAACACGCGCATGCTGCCCACCGCCCACCACAACGCAGACCAGTCGCTCTCAATGAACTCAACCTCGCGCGCCAAACCCTCAGCCCACTCCTTACAGCCAGCTGAAGCGTAATGCACGACGACGCCCGATATCCTCATCGCCACTCTGCGCATAAGAGTCATCAGCCCGTCACCCCGCCAAACACTGATTCCCCAATCGCCTCTACAGAACTCGCGCGCACCTGCTCCCGCGCATACCGCAACCCATCACGAGTCAGCTTATAAAGATGCCGCGGTGGACGACCTGCCTCTACCGTCTCCCAACTCGTCTCCAGCAGCCGATGCTCCGCCAACCGCATCAGGATCGGATACAACGTTCCCGATCTCAAACCCGTATTCTGGCTGATGTCATACCCGTACCTCCACGCAGTCTCGCACTGCAGAAATTCAGCGAGCACGCGCGTTGTTTGAGAAGAGCGGCGCATCTTTATCGGAATAAATCTACATATGTTGACTTAAGCAATCAAGCAATTTCGATTCAAGGCTAAAATGATGTCGAATTCGAGAGTGCTCTATGAGGCGAGTGGTTCTAATAGCATCCTTCCTCGCAGTGCCGATCATAGCCATTGCGTCCTACATCTACATCGAGGACAGGACAGCCCAAAAGATTGCCGTGCAAATCTACGCCGATGACGCACGGGTTATCAGCCAAGCCGTCCATCAATACACGGTTGACAAACGCAGGCCCCCTCAATCTTTCGATGATCTCGTGAATGCTGGCTACCTAAAGGCAATACCGGGACGTCGCCCGATGTACAGCGATCCCATCCCTCTCCAAAAGGGTCGGGTTTAATGTGACGCCACCGACACAGGAAACCCACAACATCCAGCAAGTCGTTCCCTTCCTCATGATCACCAACATGGAAGCTTCCCTTCGCTTCTACGTCGAAGGCCTCGGCTTCACCATGACGAACAAGTGGATCGACAAGGGCAAACTCCGCTGGTGCTGGCTCCAACTCGAAGGCGCAGCCCTCATGCTGCAGGAGTACCGCCCCGGCCACATCCCCACCATCAAACGCGGCGAAGGCGTCTCCATCTGCTTCCAGTGCAAGGACGCCCTCGCCCTTTACCGCACCTTCCTCTCCTGCGGCCTCACCCCACGCGAGCCCTTCGTCGGCAACGCCATGTGGGTCACCATCATCACCGACCCCGACGGCTACAAGCTCGACTTCGAAAGCCCCACCGACGTCCCCGAAGAAACCCTCTACTCAGCCCTTCACAGCTGATCGTTCCTGCACTGCAACACACCCTCAATTCAAAACTCCGCATGTAACCGCATCCACTTCGTAACGCGAAGAAAACCGTTTGTCTTCTGGGTTTTCTCTCTGTCTTTTACCTTGACACTCCCCAATCGCGATGCTTCCATTGTCGCCGGCCGATTTCGGCCATAGTTCAAACTATCTAACTCGTTTTTCACCCTAAGGAGATGTCCATGTACGTTAGGAAGTCTGCTGTAGGTATCGCCCTCTTATCCGGCGCGTTGTGCGCGGCGTTATTCTCCTCCCCAATAGTCCAGGCCCAAACATGGACACATCCCGGCATCGTCGTAAGCCAGCAACAACTAGACGCAACCCGAGCCGCCTATCAGGCCGGAAACTCCGTCATCGTCTCGCAGGTCAACAAAGCCATGGCCAGCAACTACGGCTCGCTCACCTACACCGTGCAGGGCCCGTGGTCCGGCGGCATCAACCAGTGCGGAGCCTACTCCACCCCCAACAACGGCTGTTCCCAAGCCGACAACGACTCCAACGCCGCATACGTACAAGCGCTCCTCTGGTACATCACCGGCACCCAGACCTACGCCAACAACGCCATCAACATCATGAACGCCTATGCCGCCAACTTCAAAGGCTACGCCGGAACCAACGGCCTCTCCTGCCCCAGCGGCACCGACTGCTCCAACGGCCCGCTGCAATCCGGGTGGGATACCGAAAAGTGGCCCCGCGCCGCCGAAATCATCCGTTGGGGCAAGCCCGGCGGCGCAAGCTCCGGATGGTCCTCCTCCTCCATCACCGCCTTCACC encodes:
- a CDS encoding glyoxalase/bleomycin resistance/extradiol dioxygenase family protein, producing the protein MTPPTQETHNIQQVVPFLMITNMEASLRFYVEGLGFTMTNKWIDKGKLRWCWLQLEGAALMLQEYRPGHIPTIKRGEGVSICFQCKDALALYRTFLSCGLTPREPFVGNAMWVTIITDPDGYKLDFESPTDVPEETLYSALHS
- a CDS encoding VOC family protein encodes the protein MARVTGIGGIFLRAKDPKALTAWYAKHLGIALSDYGGATFLWTDEVPATTGMTTWSVFPDNTTYFGPGNERGPQQAMVNYRVDDLDALLTQLAAANVTIDPKREDADYGRFAWITDPEGNRIELWQPLVTPPEDPSA
- a CDS encoding PadR family transcriptional regulator, which translates into the protein MRRSSQTTRVLAEFLQCETAWRYGYDISQNTGLRSGTLYPILMRLAEHRLLETSWETVEAGRPPRHLYKLTRDGLRYAREQVRASSVEAIGESVFGGVTG